CACCCTTTTCTTGCCATTCATGAATTGGGAGACGGTATGGCAAAGCTCGGGTTTCATGATACCATTATGAGCGCCGACAGATTGGTTGACTATTATGAGAATCCTTTTTCACTTCTCAGAACGCTCAAAGGAATAGGGGCCGGCAATGCCTTTCGTTCGGCAGATATGGGGCTTGGCAGCAGGAGAGTCCTTGAGCGCATGTATGAGATATACAGAGAGCGTTACTCCAGGGGGGAAGAAGTTTTTGCCACCTTTGAAATACTCTTTGCCAGAGGTGTGAAAAAGGATGCGTGAAAAAGGGATGACGGGCCTCTTTATTACCGGTACCGATACGGCTGTCGGCAAGACGGTCGTGGCAGCAGCTTTGGCTATGTGCCTCAAAAAAAAGGGCCGCAATGCAGGTGTTATGAAACCCCTCCAGAGCGGCCCTGACGGGGATGCTGATATTTTGATGGAAGCCGCAGGCATTGATGATGACAGGTCGCTTGTTGTCCCTTACGAGTTTAGAGAACCTGTCGCTCCAACCCTTGCAGCAAGACTGGAAGGGATTGAAATAGAGCTGGACCTGATAAAGAGCAGTTACGGTGAGCTTGCTTCCCGCCATGAAGTTATGCTTGTTGAAGGAGCGGGGGGAATTATGGTTCCCATCATTGAAGAAGGAAAAGAAAGTTATCTCTTTTCTGATCTTGCTGCCGAACTGGAATTAAAAACAATCATCGTGGCCGGAGCGGGACTCGGCACAGTTAATCACACCCTTCTCACTATAGATCATGCAAGAAACAAGGGACTTCATATTCTCGGAGTAATCATAAACGGCTATCCTCAAAACCCCGGTCTTTCTGAAAAAAATAATCCACAAATGATAGAAAGCCTTTCCGGTGTGCCTGTCCTTTCTGTTTTGCCTTCACTGGAAGGCGAGGGGATAGCGCTGGCGTCAAAATTGTCGCAAGGTCTTGATCTTGAAAAAATTAGCCCTATGAAATAAACATATTCCTGCGATTCCCTTGACCTTTAAGGCGTATTCTGTTTTGCTTTTATAATGGAAACCATGCCTCTTGTAAGCTGTGAAAATGTCGTTAAAAAATTCCCCATTGGCGGAGGTGAGTTTACCGCGCTAAACGGCATTGACCTTACCTTCGAGAAGGGGGAATTCTGCGGTTTTATAGGCCCCAGCGGTTCGGGAAAGACAACGCTTTTAAACATTATCGGTTCCCTCGACGCTCCTACGGAAGGAAGTGCTACCGTCATAGGCAATAAGATAGAAAACCTCTCCGAAAAGGAAGCGGCAAGGCTTCGAAGCAGGCATATGGGTTTTATCTTTCAGACCTACAACCTCTTGCCCGTCTACTCCGTATTTGAAAATGTCGAATTCCCCCTTCTCCTCATGAATATGACCGATGCCGAACGAAAGGAAAAGGTCATGGCCGCCCTTAAATGGGTGCATCTCCTGGACAAGGTAAACTCAAAACCGGCCCAGCTTTCCGGTGGTGAAGCCCAGCGTGTAGCCATTGCCCGTGCCATTGTCAAGGAGCCTGAACTTGTTCTGGCCGACGAGCCGACAGCCAATCTCGACGCCGAAAATTCCTACAACATTCTCGACACTATGGTTCGTCTTAATGAAGAGCTTAAAACAACCTTTATCTTTGCCACCCATGATGAGAAGGTCATTAAGTACCTTAGACGAAAAATATTCCTTGCCGATGGCAGGGTGGTTAAGGATGAGCGGATAACGAGCAAACCGTAGGGGCAAACCCACGTGTCTGCTCAAAATGATTAATTAATAAAGTGCAATGCTAGCCTTTAAACTCGCATACCGAAACCTGGTCGGTAAAAAACTCCGCGCATGGCTTAACGTGAGTGTTCTATCTTTCACCTACGTCCTCATTATCTGGCACCAGGGACTGTTTAGCGGCATGTACCGGCAGGCGGCTGTCAACTCCATTAAGGATGAGATCGGTAGTGGGCAGTACTGGCATGAAAAATACGATCCCTTCGATCCGCTCACACTGGAGGATGCCCATGGGCCACTGACGCCTGAACTCAGCAGAATGATAACCGATGGGAAGGGCACTGCCATCCTCGTCCGGCAGGGAACGATCTACCCTGAGGGTCGTGTCCAGTCCATATTGCTCAAAGGTATCGATCCGAATCAGGAGATAGTGGAACTCCCTGCGGTTGCTCTTGATGATGGGAGGCGGAACCTTCCCGTCATGGTGGGCAAGGCCATGGCGAGGCGCAATTCGCTAAATGTCGGAGACGAAATTACTATCCGATGGCGGGATGCCAAAGGGACATTTGACGCCGCCGAAGGAGAGATCGTTAGTATTATGACATCCGATGTGCCGACGGTGGATGTGGGCCAACTCTGGCTGCCCCTTGAAAGACTGAGGGATATGACGGGGCTTAAAGGGGAGGCAACGATTGTGACTGTTCACAAGGATGCAGAAAGGATTCCCCCTGCTGAAGGATGGATCTTCCGGGACCATGACTATCTCCTGAAGGATATTATCGATATCGTCAAATCCAAAAGGGTGGGAGGTGCCATTCTCTACTCGGTCCTTCTATTTCTGGCCATGCTCGCCATTTTTGACACACAGGTGCTTGCCATTTTCAGGCGACGAAAAGAGATAGGCACCCTCATGGCGCTGGGCATGACGCGGGGAAAGGTGATCCTGATTTTTACCCTGGAGGGGATGATGAACGGTATTCTGGCTATAGTGATAGGCGCAATCTATGGTATTCCCCTTCTTTACATTTCGGCAAAGTATGGTATCCCGCTTCCCTACAGCGGTGAGGATTGGGGCATGGCTATAGCCGCCAGGCTCTTTCCCGTCTATTCGGTGACACTCGTAGGGATTACTGTGGTGATCATCATGACAACCGTTACAATCGTGAGCTACTTGCCCAGCCGGAAAATTTCAGGGATGAAGCCGACGGAAGCTATTAAGGGAAAGCTATCATGATCAGATTTCTCATAAAAGGTCTCATGAGGGACCGCTCGAGGAGCTTATTCCCCATACTGATGGTAAGTGCAGGCGTTTTCCTTACCGTCTTTCTCTATAGCTATTTAAACGGTGCAATCGGTGATATGGTTGACGCCGCTGCCAGGTTCAATAATGGGCACCTGAAGGTGACCTCCAGGGCTTACAGCGAGCTGGAGAGCCAGATGCCCAATGACCTTGCGCTAATGGAAGCGGGAGAACACATAAGACTTCTCAAGGAAGAATATCCGAACATAAAGTGGGTAGAGAGGATCAGGTTCGGAGGCCTTCTGGATATGCCCGACGAATTGGATGAGACCCGTGCCCAGGGGCCTGTCTTCGGTATGGCTATTGATCTCCTGGATCCGTCTTCGGAGGATGTAAATATACTGGGCATTGAAAAATCAATTGTCAGAGGGCGCAAGCCGGAGAAGGCCAACGAAATCCTCATAAGTGAAGAATTTGCGCTAAAGCTGGGTGCAAAACCGGGTGACAAGGCGACACTGCTCAGCTCTACCATGAACGGTTCCATGGCCATGCACAACTTTTATATAGCCGGAACGATCCGTTTTGGAATGATTATGCTCGACAAGAGTACTATCATCGTCGATATAAGAGATGCAAGATTTGCACTCGATATGGAGGACGCTGCAAGCGAAATACTCGGCTTCATTCCCGATATGGTTTACGACCATAAAGGAATGGAGGGGATTATGTCGGCTTATAACAAAAAGTATTCCAAAGAGGAAGGTGAATTTTCACCCTATATGCTCAGATTCGGCGATCAGGGCATCATGAAAGACATGCTGGTTATGGTAAACTTTGCGGCTGCAATCATGGTCTCCATCTTTGTCCTTGCCATGTCGGTAGTTTTATGGAATGCGGGGCTTATGAACGGCATAAGGCGCTACGGGGAGATAGGGATACGCCTCGCTATGGGTGAACCGAAAGGAGCGATATTTCGCGCCATGATCATGGAGTCTGTTGTTCTTGGCATTGCAGGTTCTATCCTGGGTACCGCCTTCGGCCTGGCCGCTTCCTATTACCTGCAATATGTGGGCTTTGATATTACAGACATGCTCCAGAAAAGCTCCGTCATGATGTCTTCCGTTATCAGGGCCAAGGTATCAATTACTTCTTATTACATAGGTTTTTTTCCGGGTGTCTTTGCCTCGGTTTTAGGGACCCTTTTTGCGGGGATAGGAATATATAAAAGACAGACCTCTCAACTCTTTAAGGAGCTGGAGGTCTGATTGTATCTTTTGCCGCCTTAAAATATCTTAATAACAGGAAGTTGCCATTTTTTAGATAAAGGGGGATTGATTATGAGTGGTATGTCAGAGAATAAGTGCGAGCCTTGCCGGGAAGGATCTTCGCAGGTGACGGAAAAAGAAATGCAGGATATTTTGCCGCAGATACCGGAATGGGAAATTGTTGACGTTGAAGGTATAAAGCGGTTAAAGAGAACCTTTTTTTTTGATGATTTTGCCAAAGCCCTCAATTTTACAAACAGGGTAGGCGCCATTGCAGAGGAAGAAGGTCATCATCCCGAGATTATTACCGGCTGGGGCAAGGTCACCGTGTCATGGTGGACGCATAAGATCAAGGGCCTCCATGTAAATGATTTTGTCATGGCGGCAAAGACGGATGGCTTGATTTGGGACTGAAGGCCTTCATTAAATTTATAAAGCGAAAGGCTAAATGTTTTATGAGAATAACGTCGATTTTATTAGCGCTTTTATTCATACTTCCCCATCAGGCTAAAGGCCTCACCGGTAAGGAAATCCTTGAACAGATTGATAGAAATTATGAAGTAAAGAGCCGCATTTCGACAGCTACCATGGTTGTTAAAGGCCGGAGAGGTACGAGGACTATTACATCGAAGACATGGGCCGAAGGTTTAGATAAAACCTTTACTCATTATCTCTCTCCCCCGCGGGAGAAGGATACAAAGATGCTTAAATTGGGTGATGAACTCTGGATATGGTCACCTTCGGCAGACCGGACGATTAAAATTGCCGGTCATATGCTGCGCCAGTCTTTGATGGGGTCTGATGTTTCTTATGAAGATTTCATGGAAGATCCCAGGCTGGCAAACTCGTATCACGTTATCCTGTCTGGTGAGGAAGCGATTGACGGCCGCAGTTGCTATGTTCTTGATCTTAAGGCGATGGAAGGGAAAAGGGTTTCCTACTACCGGCGTAAGCTTTGGGTTGATAAGGAGCGTTTTCTGCCTATAAGGGAAACACTTTATGCGAGGAGCGGCAAACTGCTCAAAAAGCTGTCCATCAAAGAGGTATTCAAGCTGGAAAACCGCTGGTATCCAAAACGCATGGTATTTAAGGACGTTCTTATAAAGGGCGCCGGAACGGAGATTATTATTGATTCAGTCCAATTTGATGTTCCCATTGAGGACCATATTTTTTCCAGGGCATCTCTTAGAAAGTAGAAAGGATAAGCAGTAAAAAAAGTGGCAAGGAGCTGAGAGACTCCTTGCCGAATATGGATAGGCTATCACGACAGATAGTTTTAAGAAGGTCTGTTAATTAAAGGTTACGGCCGGCCGGCCGGCCCGTTCCTTCCTTTTCAGTACATTTTTTTGCATGAGGGAAGGATATTTGAAAATTATGAACCTTTCCCTGTTTAACATGCACATCATTAATCCACTGTTCATAACCCCTGTAGTGAATCTTGATATCATAATTTCCGTTAACGAGGTTGAATTCGGGAGGAAAGGTTCGTGTTGAATCGACATCTTTATCATGTTTGCCGGCAAAGTAGGCTTCACTCCACCAGCAATCCCTTCCTCTCCTGTCTACACCTTTAACGTCATGACCTCCATTAAGCACCCTGATATTGACCATGCCTATAGCAAAGTTGGCCTTTTTTTCGGTAAGGCCAAAGCGGTTGATCTTTACCCCTTCAATCCATTTGCTTTTGCCGCCGTAGTTAACCTTGATGTCATAGACGCCGCTTTCGAGGTTATACCTGGCAGGGAAAATGTAAGTCGAAGTAATTGGCTTGTCATGTTTTCCTGCTTTGTAAACATCGCTTGTCCAGACATATTCGTAACGAGACATGAGCCAGTCTGTCAGTTCGCTGTATCTATTTTTAAATACCCTGACTTCAAGGTTGTAGTTGGACATTTTTTCAACATTTTTTAGCGCTGTGACGAGTTTCTTTGTCCCTTTTGCATTGAAATACTGGCCGCCACTGGCAGACGCTGTTCCAAGAAGACTTCTCATGATGGCCGGCGTAGGAAGGTTAACACCTACGACATAAAGCTTGAGGGCATCACGTTCTCTGAACATCTCTTTAAGTTCATCCCAGTTTCCTTTGCCGCCACTGACGACTATCTTAACGCTTTCTTCAGGATCGGCCCATTCGAATTCATCATAAAGCGAATCTACTTTAGTAACGCTTTTAACCTTGAATTTTTTAACTGCCGCTTCTACTCGCTTTGTATTGGGTCCGTCTAAAGGGAAACCAAAGAGCTTTATGTTTATATCGAGCTTGGGGTGGCCCTTGATGAAAGCCCTGGTTCCCTCAAGAATAGTGTCAATCTTGGCATTTCCTTCAT
The genomic region above belongs to Deltaproteobacteria bacterium and contains:
- a CDS encoding FtsX-like permease family protein gives rise to the protein MLAFKLAYRNLVGKKLRAWLNVSVLSFTYVLIIWHQGLFSGMYRQAAVNSIKDEIGSGQYWHEKYDPFDPLTLEDAHGPLTPELSRMITDGKGTAILVRQGTIYPEGRVQSILLKGIDPNQEIVELPAVALDDGRRNLPVMVGKAMARRNSLNVGDEITIRWRDAKGTFDAAEGEIVSIMTSDVPTVDVGQLWLPLERLRDMTGLKGEATIVTVHKDAERIPPAEGWIFRDHDYLLKDIIDIVKSKRVGGAILYSVLLFLAMLAIFDTQVLAIFRRRKEIGTLMALGMTRGKVILIFTLEGMMNGILAIVIGAIYGIPLLYISAKYGIPLPYSGEDWGMAIAARLFPVYSVTLVGITVVIIMTTVTIVSYLPSRKISGMKPTEAIKGKLS
- a CDS encoding ABC transporter ATP-binding protein, encoding METMPLVSCENVVKKFPIGGGEFTALNGIDLTFEKGEFCGFIGPSGSGKTTLLNIIGSLDAPTEGSATVIGNKIENLSEKEAARLRSRHMGFIFQTYNLLPVYSVFENVEFPLLLMNMTDAERKEKVMAALKWVHLLDKVNSKPAQLSGGEAQRVAIARAIVKEPELVLADEPTANLDAENSYNILDTMVRLNEELKTTFIFATHDEKVIKYLRRKIFLADGRVVKDERITSKP
- a CDS encoding 4a-hydroxytetrahydrobiopterin dehydratase, translated to MSGMSENKCEPCREGSSQVTEKEMQDILPQIPEWEIVDVEGIKRLKRTFFFDDFAKALNFTNRVGAIAEEEGHHPEIITGWGKVTVSWWTHKIKGLHVNDFVMAAKTDGLIWD
- the bioD gene encoding dethiobiotin synthase yields the protein MREKGMTGLFITGTDTAVGKTVVAAALAMCLKKKGRNAGVMKPLQSGPDGDADILMEAAGIDDDRSLVVPYEFREPVAPTLAARLEGIEIELDLIKSSYGELASRHEVMLVEGAGGIMVPIIEEGKESYLFSDLAAELELKTIIVAGAGLGTVNHTLLTIDHARNKGLHILGVIINGYPQNPGLSEKNNPQMIESLSGVPVLSVLPSLEGEGIALASKLSQGLDLEKISPMK
- a CDS encoding outer membrane lipoprotein-sorting protein, which translates into the protein MRITSILLALLFILPHQAKGLTGKEILEQIDRNYEVKSRISTATMVVKGRRGTRTITSKTWAEGLDKTFTHYLSPPREKDTKMLKLGDELWIWSPSADRTIKIAGHMLRQSLMGSDVSYEDFMEDPRLANSYHVILSGEEAIDGRSCYVLDLKAMEGKRVSYYRRKLWVDKERFLPIRETLYARSGKLLKKLSIKEVFKLENRWYPKRMVFKDVLIKGAGTEIIIDSVQFDVPIEDHIFSRASLRK
- a CDS encoding FtsX-like permease family protein, with amino-acid sequence MIRFLIKGLMRDRSRSLFPILMVSAGVFLTVFLYSYLNGAIGDMVDAAARFNNGHLKVTSRAYSELESQMPNDLALMEAGEHIRLLKEEYPNIKWVERIRFGGLLDMPDELDETRAQGPVFGMAIDLLDPSSEDVNILGIEKSIVRGRKPEKANEILISEEFALKLGAKPGDKATLLSSTMNGSMAMHNFYIAGTIRFGMIMLDKSTIIVDIRDARFALDMEDAASEILGFIPDMVYDHKGMEGIMSAYNKKYSKEEGEFSPYMLRFGDQGIMKDMLVMVNFAAAIMVSIFVLAMSVVLWNAGLMNGIRRYGEIGIRLAMGEPKGAIFRAMIMESVVLGIAGSILGTAFGLAASYYLQYVGFDITDMLQKSSVMMSSVIRAKVSITSYYIGFFPGVFASVLGTLFAGIGIYKRQTSQLFKELEV